Proteins encoded together in one Qingshengfaniella alkalisoli window:
- a CDS encoding inositol monophosphatase family protein, translating into MTGMTRGGQAADIVETARLLADAARPITLEHFRTVALPTDNKSSDGFDPVTVADRDCEARLRELLEQHRPDDAIRGEEFGVKEGNSGVTWVIDPIDGTRGYMSGTPTWGVLIAARDASGLIYGIIDQPFTRERFEGGQGIAQYTGPTNTSPLKTRDGVGLSEAVLFTTFPEVGSAVEGQAFAEVASRAKLTRYGMDCYAYALLALGQIDLVIEAGLQEYDILAPIAVIEAAGGIVTDWQGGSALGGGRVVAAGSAELHAEALAILKSVVKE; encoded by the coding sequence ATGACTGGTATGACGCGGGGCGGTCAGGCCGCCGATATAGTTGAAACGGCACGCTTGCTGGCAGATGCGGCACGCCCTATCACGCTTGAACATTTCCGGACCGTGGCTTTGCCCACGGACAACAAATCCTCTGATGGTTTCGATCCTGTAACCGTTGCCGACCGCGATTGTGAAGCGCGCTTGCGAGAACTGCTTGAACAACATCGCCCTGATGATGCCATTCGCGGTGAGGAATTCGGCGTCAAGGAAGGTAACTCCGGTGTCACATGGGTGATCGACCCCATAGATGGTACACGCGGATATATGTCCGGTACGCCCACTTGGGGGGTTCTGATTGCTGCGCGTGACGCGTCGGGCCTAATATATGGCATCATTGATCAGCCTTTTACGCGGGAACGGTTCGAGGGCGGGCAGGGCATCGCGCAGTACACCGGCCCCACGAATACAAGCCCCTTGAAGACCCGCGATGGTGTTGGACTGTCTGAAGCCGTGTTGTTCACCACTTTCCCGGAGGTCGGCTCTGCAGTTGAAGGACAGGCATTTGCCGAAGTGGCCTCCCGCGCCAAGCTGACGCGCTACGGAATGGATTGCTATGCCTATGCCTTGCTGGCGCTGGGGCAGATCGACTTGGTGATCGAAGCAGGCCTGCAGGAGTACGACATCCTGGCGCCCATCGCGGTCATCGAGGCCGCGGGCGGCATTGTGACCGACTGGCAGGGTGGGAGTGCCTTAGGTGGTGGCCGCGTCGTGGCAGCCGGATCAGCGGAACTTCATGCCGAGGCGTTGGCCATACTGAAGTCCGTCGTAAAGGAGTAG
- the mgtE gene encoding magnesium transporter, which translates to MTEDDIEKSTDIVTAEPETGQVERVLDAVEAEDREKLQQELDELHPADVADILEQIDSADRAALLSLWSSDMVGDVLSELDEALREEVIEQLEPEMLGQAIRDLETDDVVDLVEDMDAEMQGTILDALEASERAAVEQALSYPEESAGRLMQREVVTAPEHWTVGDAIDFLRGHDDDLPEQFYHIILVDPKIHPVGYVSLGRMLGSPRPTLLRDIVEESFRTISVAEPEENVAYAFNQYHLISAPVVDENNRLVGVITIDDAMIVLDEEAEEDILLLAGVGEESLSDRVSSTVRARLPWLCVNLVTANVAAMVIAQFEGSIAKIVALAVLMPIVASMGGNAGTQSLTVAVRALATKDLTESNTFRVIRREALAGLLNGCFLALVMASIAFLWFRSPVLSAVIASAMVINMFVAGLAGVMVPVVLDRLKLDPAVASATFVTTCTDVVGFVSFLGLATIFLL; encoded by the coding sequence ATGACGGAAGACGACATCGAGAAGTCCACTGACATCGTGACCGCCGAGCCGGAAACCGGGCAGGTCGAGCGTGTTCTCGATGCGGTAGAAGCCGAAGACCGCGAGAAGCTTCAACAGGAACTTGACGAACTGCACCCTGCGGATGTTGCTGATATTCTGGAACAGATCGATTCCGCAGACCGTGCTGCGCTTTTGTCGCTTTGGTCGAGCGACATGGTCGGGGATGTGCTGTCTGAACTTGACGAAGCACTGCGTGAAGAGGTCATCGAGCAGCTTGAGCCGGAAATGCTGGGGCAGGCGATCCGCGATCTGGAAACGGACGATGTCGTTGATCTGGTCGAGGATATGGATGCCGAAATGCAGGGCACCATACTTGATGCATTGGAGGCGAGTGAGCGCGCGGCAGTCGAACAAGCGCTAAGCTATCCAGAGGAGTCCGCCGGACGCTTGATGCAGCGAGAGGTTGTCACAGCGCCCGAGCATTGGACAGTAGGCGACGCGATTGACTTCCTGCGTGGCCATGACGACGATCTTCCGGAACAATTCTACCATATCATTCTGGTTGACCCGAAGATCCATCCGGTTGGCTATGTTTCGCTGGGTCGAATGCTGGGTTCGCCGCGTCCGACACTGCTTCGAGACATTGTCGAGGAAAGTTTTCGTACGATCTCCGTTGCCGAGCCTGAAGAAAACGTGGCCTATGCGTTCAACCAGTATCACTTGATTTCAGCACCGGTCGTAGACGAGAATAATCGGCTGGTTGGTGTTATCACGATCGACGACGCGATGATCGTACTGGATGAAGAAGCCGAAGAAGACATCTTGCTCCTTGCCGGTGTGGGCGAAGAAAGTCTTAGCGACCGCGTCAGCAGCACGGTTCGTGCGCGCCTTCCCTGGCTTTGCGTGAACCTCGTAACGGCCAATGTCGCGGCGATGGTGATCGCGCAGTTCGAAGGGTCCATCGCGAAGATCGTTGCGCTTGCAGTCCTGATGCCAATCGTTGCGTCCATGGGCGGTAACGCGGGAACCCAATCGCTAACGGTTGCTGTTCGGGCACTGGCTACGAAAGACCTGACTGAATCCAACACCTTCCGGGTGATCCGGCGGGAGGCTCTGGCTGGCCTGCTGAATGGATGTTTCCTAGCGCTGGTGATGGCATCAATCGCGTTTCTCTGGTTCCGGTCCCCGGTGCTGTCTGCGGTGATCGCGTCGGCGATGGTCATCAACATGTTTGTCGCGGGGTTGGCGGGTGTGATGGTGCCGGTTGTTCTGGACAGGCTGAAACTGGACCCGGCCGTTGCATCGGCGACATTCGTCACGACCTGCACGGATGTTGTCGGGTTTGTGTCCTTTCTGGGTTTGGCCACCATCTTTTTGCTATGA
- a CDS encoding helix-turn-helix domain-containing protein encodes MKHPVDVYVGKKIRHRRWMIGMTQQQLAEKVGIKFQQIQKYETGMNRVSASRLWDISDALQVPVAYFFEGFDPEVEQTQMLAKGAPADILSDKEALELVRSYYAIPENQRRQLFELARVLSDAA; translated from the coding sequence ATGAAACATCCCGTTGATGTGTATGTCGGAAAAAAAATTCGTCATCGCCGTTGGATGATTGGCATGACACAACAACAACTGGCAGAAAAAGTTGGAATAAAATTCCAGCAGATCCAGAAATATGAAACTGGAATGAACCGCGTCAGCGCCTCGCGGCTGTGGGATATCTCGGACGCACTACAGGTTCCGGTTGCTTACTTCTTCGAAGGGTTCGACCCGGAAGTCGAACAGACGCAAATGCTAGCCAAGGGCGCGCCGGCGGACATTCTTAGCGACAAGGAAGCGCTGGAACTCGTAAGGTCGTATTATGCCATTCCCGAAAACCAGCGACGACAGCTATTTGAACTTGCGCGCGTGCTTAGCGACGCTGCTTGA